A stretch of Amycolatopsis balhimycina FH 1894 DNA encodes these proteins:
- a CDS encoding VanZ family protein — translation MTNAQVTALQDGLIGFLALWVVVLVPQLITQFARYGGLRPRGLLTTAAVLLYGCLTLAVVLLPLPGPGTRRLPQTVQPHPFQWITDIHIELLKHGEPLSRWFMTQTFQQACLNVLLFVPLGVFARILWRRGLTGTALIGFATSLLIELTQVTANFGTAPYVYRIFDVDDLMNNTLGAGAGWVFGALLLTLVRGKRSTVDVQPARRERVHLAQPR, via the coding sequence ATGACGAACGCCCAGGTCACCGCCCTGCAGGACGGGCTCATCGGTTTCCTCGCCCTGTGGGTCGTCGTGCTCGTGCCGCAGCTGATCACCCAGTTCGCCCGGTACGGCGGCCTCCGCCCGCGCGGCCTCCTCACGACCGCCGCGGTGCTGCTCTACGGCTGCCTGACCCTGGCGGTCGTCCTCCTGCCGCTGCCCGGCCCCGGCACCCGCCGGCTGCCCCAGACCGTCCAGCCGCACCCCTTCCAGTGGATCACCGACATCCACATCGAGCTGCTCAAGCACGGCGAGCCGCTGTCCCGGTGGTTCATGACGCAGACGTTCCAGCAGGCGTGCCTGAACGTCCTGCTGTTCGTCCCGCTCGGGGTGTTCGCGCGGATCCTCTGGCGCCGTGGCCTGACCGGCACCGCCCTGATCGGCTTCGCGACGTCGTTGCTCATCGAGCTCACGCAGGTCACCGCGAACTTCGGCACCGCGCCGTACGTCTACCGCATCTTCGACGTCGACGACCTCATGAACAACACGCTCGGCGCCGGCGCCGGCTGGGTGTTCGGTGCGCTGCTGCTGACCCTGGTCCGCGGGAAGCGTTCAACGGTCGACGTGCAGCCGGCCCGGCGCGAGCGGGTCCACCTCGCCCAGCCGCGCTAG
- a CDS encoding GNAT family N-acetyltransferase — translation MLLEGELVRLRALEPEDADEIHTWMHDPEVGRWMNNGYPRSRAQIRKRCEERPVNTYELVVLGIETGGKLIGIVDLRDARPEVGNAELDIYIGDAEYRNGGGYGTDALRVMCRYGFDLMRLHMITLWVVAENERARHVYRKVGFSEDGRHREAFVAADGKRHDMILMSMLKGELE, via the coding sequence ATGCTGCTCGAGGGGGAGCTCGTCCGGCTGCGCGCGCTGGAGCCGGAGGACGCCGACGAGATCCACACCTGGATGCACGACCCTGAGGTCGGCCGGTGGATGAACAACGGCTACCCGCGGTCGCGGGCCCAGATCCGGAAGCGCTGCGAAGAGCGCCCGGTCAACACCTACGAGCTGGTCGTGCTCGGCATCGAAACCGGCGGCAAGCTGATCGGCATCGTCGACCTGCGCGACGCCCGGCCCGAGGTGGGCAACGCCGAGCTGGACATCTACATCGGCGACGCCGAGTACCGCAACGGCGGCGGCTACGGGACCGACGCGCTGCGGGTGATGTGCCGCTACGGCTTCGACCTCATGCGGCTGCACATGATTACGCTCTGGGTGGTCGCCGAGAACGAGCGCGCCCGGCACGTCTACCGGAAGGTCGGCTTCTCCGAGGACGGGCGCCACCGCGAGGCGTTCGTGGCAGCCGACGGCAAGCGGCACGACATGATCCTCATGAGCATGCTCAAGGGCGAACTCGAGTAA
- a CDS encoding bifunctional metallophosphatase/5'-nucleotidase, producing the protein MRLSTRLAVFAAAALATTAVTTAPASAGQRPDPTTDVRIIGFNDLHGNLEPPSGSGGRVVQSDGTTVDAGGAAYLATHVKQLRSQVRNSFVVSAGDNIGASPLTSALFHDEPTIDFLNMLGVSASVVGNHEFDEGYQELQRMQFGGCHPTDGCQFQKTFGGAKFPFLGSNVYFTNGLPALLPFTVKFEGGVPVGVIGATLKDLPSVVTPEAIKGLKFGDEVEAINRTANLLDYFGVKAQIVLMHQGDGTEVEGPNDCKLRPGPAAAIAAAVTPKVDAFFTGHSHQQYNCVINDPAGQPRPVIQGSSFGRLLSVVDLKISLKTRDVVRSQTKAFNEIVTRTVTPDPAVAALVADAKTKSAPIANKEVGSITADLPAAGNAAGESPLGDVIADAQLAGTQSNNAVVAITNPGGIRADLTYKSSSNGEGDGVVTYGEAFTVQPFSNIMQTITLTGANLKNVLEQQWTATTTKILQISSSLHYSYSAGAPIGSRVSNITVNGTPVDPAATFRVSVNNFLAAGGDGFTEFTKWTSLSGGPVDLDALTEYLGAHENLAPPAADRITRLP; encoded by the coding sequence ATGAGGCTTTCGACCCGGCTCGCGGTGTTCGCCGCGGCCGCGCTGGCGACCACGGCGGTGACCACCGCACCCGCGTCCGCGGGCCAGCGCCCGGACCCCACCACCGACGTCCGGATCATCGGGTTCAACGACCTGCACGGCAACCTGGAGCCGCCGTCCGGCTCCGGCGGGCGCGTCGTGCAGTCGGACGGGACCACTGTGGACGCCGGCGGTGCCGCCTACCTGGCCACCCACGTGAAGCAGCTGCGGTCCCAGGTGCGCAACTCGTTCGTCGTGTCCGCCGGTGACAACATCGGCGCGTCGCCGCTGACCTCGGCGCTGTTCCACGACGAGCCGACCATCGACTTCCTGAACATGCTCGGTGTGAGCGCGTCCGTCGTCGGGAACCACGAGTTCGACGAGGGCTACCAGGAACTGCAGCGCATGCAGTTCGGCGGCTGCCACCCGACGGACGGCTGCCAGTTCCAGAAGACCTTCGGCGGGGCGAAGTTCCCGTTCCTCGGGTCCAATGTGTACTTCACCAACGGCCTGCCCGCGCTCTTGCCGTTCACCGTCAAGTTCGAGGGCGGCGTGCCGGTCGGCGTCATCGGCGCCACGCTGAAGGACCTGCCGTCCGTCGTCACGCCGGAGGCGATCAAGGGCCTGAAGTTCGGCGACGAGGTCGAGGCGATCAACCGCACGGCGAACCTGCTCGACTACTTCGGCGTGAAGGCCCAGATCGTGCTGATGCACCAGGGCGACGGTACCGAGGTCGAGGGCCCGAACGACTGCAAGCTGCGCCCCGGCCCGGCCGCCGCGATCGCGGCCGCGGTGACGCCGAAGGTCGACGCGTTCTTCACCGGGCACAGCCACCAGCAGTACAACTGCGTGATCAACGACCCCGCCGGCCAGCCGCGGCCGGTCATCCAGGGCTCGTCGTTCGGCCGCCTGCTGTCGGTGGTGGACCTGAAGATCAGCCTGAAGACGCGCGACGTCGTGCGGTCGCAGACCAAGGCGTTCAACGAGATCGTCACCCGCACGGTCACGCCGGACCCGGCCGTGGCGGCGCTGGTCGCCGACGCGAAGACCAAGTCGGCGCCGATCGCGAACAAGGAGGTCGGCAGCATCACCGCGGACCTGCCGGCGGCGGGCAACGCGGCCGGTGAGTCGCCGCTCGGCGACGTGATCGCCGACGCGCAGCTGGCGGGCACGCAGTCGAACAACGCGGTCGTCGCGATCACCAACCCGGGCGGCATCCGCGCCGACCTGACGTACAAGTCGTCGTCGAACGGCGAGGGCGACGGCGTGGTGACCTACGGTGAGGCGTTCACGGTCCAGCCGTTCTCGAACATCATGCAGACGATCACGCTGACCGGCGCGAACCTGAAGAACGTGCTGGAACAGCAGTGGACCGCGACCACCACGAAGATCCTGCAGATCTCGAGCTCGCTGCACTACTCGTACTCGGCGGGCGCGCCGATCGGCTCGCGGGTCTCGAACATCACGGTGAACGGCACGCCGGTCGACCCGGCGGCGACGTTCCGCGTGTCGGTGAACAACTTCCTCGCCGCCGGCGGGGACGGCTTCACCGAGTTCACCAAGTGGACGAGCCTGTCGGGTGGCCCGGTGGACCTCGACGCGCTGACCGAGTACCTCGGCGCGCACGAGAACCTGGCCCCGCCGGCGGCGGACCGGATCACCCGGCTGCCGTAG
- a CDS encoding alpha/beta fold hydrolase yields MDDVVYDRAGRGEPLVLIHGIGHRRQAWAPVFPLLTPHRDVIAVDLPGFGESPEPSGGYGIEPALVMFKELFTDLGLGRPHVAGNSLGGLLSLALGQAGLVRSVTALSPAGLWTRRQKLYAIAALKAHRALAQRTPPHVVRRIAATASGRRALTGMIVGRPELQTPDVVVEDAHALATAPGFEPSAAQSRGDFRFTGPVTGVPVTVAWAERDRILARPRLAELRKVAPDGMFRLLPGCGHVPMNDDPDLVARVLLDGSR; encoded by the coding sequence ATGGACGATGTTGTCTATGACCGCGCGGGCCGGGGCGAGCCGCTGGTGCTGATCCACGGCATCGGCCACCGCCGCCAGGCGTGGGCGCCGGTGTTTCCGCTGCTCACGCCCCATCGTGACGTCATCGCGGTCGACCTGCCCGGCTTCGGCGAGTCGCCCGAGCCGTCCGGCGGGTACGGCATCGAGCCCGCGCTGGTGATGTTCAAGGAGCTGTTCACCGACCTCGGGCTCGGCCGGCCGCACGTCGCCGGCAACTCGCTCGGCGGCCTGCTGTCGCTGGCCCTCGGGCAGGCCGGGCTGGTCCGCAGCGTCACGGCGTTGTCGCCGGCGGGGCTGTGGACCCGGCGGCAGAAGCTCTACGCGATCGCCGCGCTCAAGGCCCACCGCGCCCTCGCTCAGCGCACGCCGCCGCACGTCGTGCGCCGCATCGCCGCGACGGCGTCCGGGCGTCGCGCCCTGACCGGGATGATCGTCGGGCGGCCCGAGCTGCAAACGCCCGACGTCGTCGTCGAGGACGCCCACGCGCTCGCGACCGCGCCGGGCTTCGAACCCAGCGCCGCGCAGTCCCGTGGGGACTTCCGCTTCACCGGCCCGGTCACCGGCGTCCCGGTGACCGTCGCGTGGGCCGAGCGCGACCGGATCCTCGCCCGGCCACGCCTCGCCGAGCTGCGGAAAGTCGCGCCGGACGGGATGTTCCGGCTGCTGCCGGGCTGCGGGCACGTGCCGATGAACGACGACCCGGACCTCGTCGCGCGGGTGCTGCTCGACGGAAGCCGTTAG
- a CDS encoding Gfo/Idh/MocA family protein, with amino-acid sequence MAPVRVGIVGLSANGGWAATAHVPALAAVEGYELRALSGSSADSARVAGEKYGVPLTFGDAGELARHPEVDLVVVAVKVPEHRALIEPALAAGKQVLSEWPLGVSLAETEALAEAAAGRQTAVGLQGRSAPALRYLRDLIKDGYVGRVLSTSLIASGANWGPSVRAGRDYQLHPEGGATMLTIPFAHTVDALAMVLGGFGELSATMATVRPRVRDEVTGESVAMTAPDQIAVTGVLTGGAVASLHLRGGSSPATDFHWEINGTEGTLVVNAADPLFWIAKLTLRGSRTGTLEKLTVPARYELPQLAGRSAEPSYNVAHAYARHLKGDLPDFAHAVGVHRVLDAVQRSADTGTRVRPDAE; translated from the coding sequence ATGGCACCGGTCCGGGTCGGCATCGTCGGGCTCAGCGCGAACGGCGGCTGGGCCGCGACCGCGCACGTGCCCGCGCTGGCCGCGGTGGAGGGCTACGAGCTCCGCGCGCTGAGCGGGAGCAGCGCCGACTCGGCGCGGGTGGCCGGGGAGAAGTACGGCGTGCCGCTGACCTTCGGCGACGCCGGCGAGCTGGCCCGGCACCCGGAGGTCGACCTGGTCGTGGTCGCCGTGAAGGTGCCCGAGCACCGGGCGCTCATCGAGCCGGCGCTGGCCGCGGGCAAGCAGGTCCTGAGCGAGTGGCCGCTGGGCGTGAGCCTGGCCGAAACCGAGGCGCTGGCCGAAGCCGCCGCGGGACGGCAGACCGCGGTCGGGCTGCAGGGCCGGTCCGCGCCGGCGTTGCGCTACCTGCGTGACCTCATCAAGGACGGCTACGTCGGCCGCGTGCTTTCGACGTCGTTGATCGCGTCGGGCGCGAACTGGGGACCCTCGGTGCGGGCCGGGCGGGACTACCAGCTGCACCCCGAGGGCGGGGCGACGATGCTGACCATCCCGTTCGCGCACACCGTCGACGCGCTCGCCATGGTGCTCGGCGGCTTCGGCGAGCTGTCGGCGACGATGGCGACCGTCCGGCCGCGGGTGCGTGACGAGGTCACCGGCGAGTCCGTCGCGATGACCGCGCCGGACCAGATCGCCGTCACCGGGGTGCTGACCGGCGGTGCCGTCGCGTCGCTGCACCTGCGCGGGGGGTCGTCGCCGGCGACGGACTTCCACTGGGAGATCAACGGCACCGAGGGCACGCTGGTCGTCAACGCGGCGGACCCGCTGTTCTGGATCGCGAAGCTGACGTTGCGCGGCAGCCGGACCGGCACGCTGGAGAAGCTCACCGTGCCCGCCCGGTACGAGCTGCCGCAGCTGGCCGGGCGCAGCGCCGAGCCGTCGTACAACGTCGCGCACGCCTACGCGCGGCACCTCAAGGGCGATCTGCCGGACTTCGCGCACGCCGTGGGAGTGCACCGGGTCCTCGACGCCGTCCAGCGGTCGGCCGACACCGGCACCCGGGTCCGCCCGGACGCAGAGTAA